From Arctopsyche grandis isolate Sample6627 chromosome 12, ASM5162203v2, whole genome shotgun sequence, one genomic window encodes:
- the LOC143920205 gene encoding armadillo repeat-containing protein 2, with product MRKGQSESMNVKPFYAASHKTSSEIINEARAVIQKANMDDNINSMTGGSGAPRPLATQRPFTPRERQRTLFGKVGRNSRPPSAVNLKYLQQQNTENLKNVPNASKKGQLCPMTVSLNSSIDDKLFNQLLENIDEKPELSGHRRKTDDVHKLKHSSGLDNDQDNESQFNGGSKLKLPSLNGLAKPLHHRKGNNQRSSSIAVNIQSSFEEKDEVTIFSQNAFSPLAPCKSSEYKTNNTSKLKMDESEHFPNIQNCGSLEIFNKKRLYSNFKSKSDDTKYNPTTQFEIFSKSKDEQSDGTSKKNLKDNYDLLNVPSKVNSVKIAVQIPSPELITSFNHQNVSNPNLFKRSVEAPSRLQNVYNILDNLSNKEAKTLIDDDIVEMLLMLYDTLDREGTWQSIGGDEKAVILKVLYNYVENTNESLLIAIARIILALRVTGSNLSGVCKLVFKVARNDKNDHLFVNDNLLELFMVGLGRAEPLHDAECLVYGYGALKFLGMNPILLERMRPLGVLPLMTLHLKMFNEARADDVRAVGEQGCHGLYQLTGALRNMAGSDGSWNVGQSLIAEKSMDNSLSNNLSDFISGGTLSELCRTIYLFSEDLDIEINASRTLSVLSADFECCAILCEQKNIIPAIIKLLKLYTDRAPLIVRLTYILGNMVACNNDIRVELYDENGAMDVLLKVLNLYLKRCWPVGKIDSAENIIIGSDLDGSNGSDEDVMVKCVRIIANMCMNPTVGSRLAETNEIGDQTLSWILKCLRQHSPSDSVELIVSTLAALNNLSYYHTGEDISSTAFGGLQIHLCEALCRFLSQDISSCVIEAARVLGNMSRSKVTRDFIVDTGALTDITRLTKNDDQEVSLAAAGILVNMAADENARQVWIETGGIREVAQALHIAAAHHHWLLAHLLCQALWNATPLPNSDISLLAPLLLDVLDEQQVFGTTNLKDLPFIDIQNIDGKLSANDSYLLNRLTWEEFATVAVNLLDKIDPNLDSPSPLDSPDIMFKTNGHASSDLIPI from the exons GAACGACAAAGAACACTCTTCGGTAAAGTTGGACGCAATAGTAGACCACCAAGTGCAGTCaa tCTCAAATATTTACAACAGCAAAATACTGAAAACTTAAAAAACGTCCCGAATGCTTCCAAAAAGGGTCAACTGTGTCCGATGACTGTATCGCTAAATTCGAGCATCGACGACAAGCTGTTCAATCAATTACTCGAAAACATTGATGAAAAGCCTGAACTATCTGGCCATCGAAGAAAGACCGATGACGTTCATAAATTGAAACATTCGTCTGGATTGGACAACGATCAAGACAATGAGAGTCAGTTCAACGGTGGATCCAAACTGAAGCTGCCATCATTAAATGGACTAGCTAAACCGTTGCATCATCGGAAGGGTAACAATCAACGCTCGTCAAGCATCGCTGTCAACATACAAAGTT cGTTTGAAGAAAAAGATGAAGTAACTATATTTTCTCAAAATGCCTTTTCTCCGCTGGCTCCGTGCAAATCGTCAGAATATAAGACGAACAAtacatcaaaattaaaaatggacGAATCCGAACACTTTCCAAATATTCAAAACTGTGGatcattggaaattttcaacaaGAAAAGACTATACAGCAACTTTAAATCCAAAAGTGACGACACTAAATATAACCCCACTACACAGTTTGAAATTTTTTCCAAAAGCAAAGATGAACAATCTGATGGTACATCAAAGAAAAATCTCAAAGACAACTATGATTTACTCAATG TTCCATCCAAGGTAAATTCAGTTAAAATCGCTGTGCAGATACCATCTCCAGAGTTAATCACGTCATTTAACCACCAGAATGTTTCAAATCCGAATTTATTCAAACGGTCTGTAGAGgcaccatcgagactccaaaACGTGTACAATATATTAGACAACTTATCGAACAAAGAAGCTAAAACTTTAATAGACGACGACATAGTTGAAATGTTGTTAATGTTGTACGACACTTTGGATCGAGAAGGAACTTGGCAAAGTATCGGTGGTGATGAAAAAGCCGTTATCCTCAAAGTACTATACAACTACGTTGAGAATACAAACGAAAGCCTACTAATCGCAATTGCACGTATAATACTTGCA ctACGTGTAACTGGAAGTAATCTCTCCGGTGTATGTAAACTGGTATTCAAAGTAGCAAGAAACGACAAAAATGATCATCTGTTTGTGAACGACAACTTATtag AACTGTTCATGGTTGGACTTGGAAGGGCTGAACCATTGCATGACGCAGAATGTTTGGTATACGGCTATGGTGCGTTGAAATTCTTGGGCATGAATCCGATTCTGTTGGAACGCATGAGACCACTCGGAGTGTTACCTCTAATGACACTGCATCTTAAAATGTTTAACGAAGCC AGAGCCGATGATGTGCGAGCTGTCGGCGAACAAGGTTGCCACGGATTGTATCAATTAACAGGTGCTTTGAGAAACATGGCTGGAAGCGATGGATCGTGGAATGTGGGACAGTCATTGATCGCTGAAAAATCGATGGATAATTCACTGAGTAATAATTTGTCAGATTTCATCTCAGGAGGAACTCTGAGTGAATTATGCCGGACTATTTATCTTTTTTCTGAAGATTTGGATATAGAAATCAATGCGTCTAGAACTTTGag tgtcCTATCGGCAGATTTCGAATGTTGTGCTATTCTTTGTGAACAGAAAAATATTATTCCGGCaattataaaacttttaaaactGTATACAGATAGAGCACCTCTAATCGTACGATTAACATACATTCTTGGTAATATGGTTGCATGCAATAACGATATACGGGTGGAG TTGTATGATGAGAATGGTGCTATGGATGTTCTGTTGAAAGTTTTGAACTTGTATTTGAAACGATGCTGGCCCGTTGGAAAAATAGACAGTGCCGAAAATATTATAAtcg gaaGCGATTTGGACGGTTCTAATGGCTCCGATGAAGATGTCATGGTTAAG TGTGTAAGAATTATTGCAAATATGTGCATGAACCCAACAGTGGGCAGTCGTTTGGCAGAAACCAATGAAATTGGAGACCAAACCCTATCATGGATTTTGAAATGTCTCCGTCAACATTCACCATCAGATAGTGTCGAATTGATCGTCAGCACACTCGCGGCTCTTAATAATCTCTCTTATTATCATACCGGTGAAGATATTTCATCCACAGCATTCGGTGGACTGCAGATTCACTTATGCGAAG ctctgtGTAGGTTCTTGTCCCAAGATATAAGCTCATGCGTAATTGAAGCTGCGCGAGTGCTCGGAAATATGTCGAGGTCTAAAGTAACCCGAGATTTTATCGTAGATACAGGAGCTCTAACAGACATAACAAGACTGACAAAGAATG acGATCAAGAAGTATCTTTAGCTGCGGCTGGAATACTGGTTAATATGGCGGCAGATGAGAATGCTCGTCAGGTTTGGATTGAAACGGGAGGTATACGGGAAGTCGCCCAGGCACTTCATATTGCAGCAGCTCATCATCACTGGTTACTGGCACATTTACTGTGTCAGGCTCTTTGGAACGCCACACCATTACCCAATTCGGACATATCTCTCTTGGCACCCTTATTACTCGATGTTTTGG ATGAGCAACAAGTTTTTGGCACTACAAATCTAAAAGACTTGCCTTTCATCGACATTCAAAATATAGATGGAAAATTATCGGCTAATGATAGTTATTTGTTGAATCGTCTCACTTGGGAAGAATTCGCTACAGTCGCAGTAAATCTCTTAGACAAAATTGATCCTAATTTGGATTCGCCTTCACCTTTAGATTCGCCTGATATAATGTTTAAAACGAATGGACACGCTTCTTCTGATCTTATACCAATATAA
- the LOC143920225 gene encoding uncharacterized protein LOC143920225 — protein MVSDSSDEDDERLREAIDVTLFKNDMYTPSHKDSTEKKNDNLKSNRHLSTENQTRDVRVSSDMQQRIGEKISKIINKSVDFVDVIDEPKSESNSPDEDSIKLFSDSLYAISDEFPKETIRIQPRKKIKKRKIDDSEDCNEKNAIIAASVSPDYILQQNETKFWKSRRKPKLYNYAKCKNSNKLQLIES, from the exons ATGGTTTCCGATTCTTCAGATGAAGACGATGAACGTCTACGTGAAGCGATCGAcgtaactttatttaaaaatgacatGTACACACCTTCACATAAGGATTCTACag AAAAGAAAAACgataatttgaaatcaaatcGTCATTTATCGACCGAAAATCAAACCAGGGATGTTCGAGTGAGTTCAGATATGCAACAACGAATCGGTGAAAAAATCTCAAAGATAATAAACAAAAGTGTAGATTTTGTGGATGTCATTGACGAGCCAAAATCGGAATCAAACTCACCAGACGAAGACTCAATAAAACTTTTCAGTGACTCTTTGTATGCTATTAGTGATGAGTTTCCCAAAGAAACCATTCGCATTCAgcctagaaaaaaaattaaaaaaaggaaaattgaCGACAGCGAGgattgtaatgaaaaaaatgcaataattgCGGCTAGTGTTTCGCCAGATTATATATTACAACAAAACgaaacaaaattttggaaaagcCGAAGAAAACCCAAATTATACAATTATGCAAAGTGTAAAAACAGCAATAAATTACAACTGATTGAAAGTTGA
- the coro gene encoding protein coronin, whose translation MSFRVVRSSKFRHVYGQPLKREQCYDNIRVSKSSWDSTFCAVNPKFLAIIVESAGGGAFIVLPHNKVGRISPDHPLVGGHKGPVLDIAWCPHNDNVIASGSEDCVVKVWQIPDGGLSRTLTEPVVDLVFHQRRVGLVVWHPTAQNVLLTAGSDNQVAIWNVGTGEILLQLDSHPDLVYSACFNWDGSKLLTTCKDKKIRLIDPRTGVIEGEAICHEGTKASRAIFLRHGLVFTTGFSKMSERQYSLRAPDALNEPIVMVELDTSNGVMFPLYDPDTSMVYLCGKGDSVIRYFEITPEPPFVHYINTFQTPEPQRGIGMMPKRGCDVSTCEITKFYRLNNSGLCQVISMTVPRKSELFQEDLYPDTLSDVPALSAEEWVGGQDAEPLTISLKDRCMMVQGGYVSGNAAQQLVVKRSNALDRRVPRAGRSPTPQSGEAQLSQTDALPPPAPVAPPATALTDKQLQEFTDEIRRLKSMIVKHENRIRALEAGAKLTPTSNVSPTPAVSPPPPVAVISQDEDVTDHYKNSNDNRLAPDEV comes from the exons ATGTCGTTTCGTGTAGTGCGTAGTTCCAAGTTTCGACATGTGTACGGGCAACCGCTCAAAAGGGAACAATGTTACGATAACATAAGAGTATCTAAAAGTTCGTGGGACTCTACGTTTTGTGCGGTGAATCCCAAGTTTTTAGCAATTATCGTCGAATCTGCAGGCGGTGGAGCATTCATCGTACTACCTCACAATAAA GTCGGGAGAATATCGCCGGATCATCCTTTAGTGGGCGGGCATAAGGGACCAGTGCTCGATATAGCGTGGTGTCCGCACAATGATAACGTCATAGCTTCTGGGTCTGAAGATTGTGTCGTTAAA gTTTGGCAAATTCCTGACGGTGGCCTGTCGAGAACTCTCACAGAACCCGTGGTGGATTTAGTTTTTCATCAGCGTCGTGTTGGATTAGTAGTTTGGCATCCTACTGCACAGAATGTTCTTTTGACGGCCGGCTCCGATAATCAG gTCGCCATATGGAATGTAGGTACTGGAGAAATTCTCCTCCAATTGGACTCGCATCCGGATTTGGTTTATTCGGCTTGTTTTAACTGGGACGGATCTAAGCTCCTCACCACTtgcaaagataaaaaaattag atTAATAGACCCAAGAACGGGAGTGATCGAGGGAGAAGCTATTTGCCATGAAGGTACTAAAGCATCTCGCGCTATTTTCCTCAGGCACGGACTCGTCTTCACCACCGG ATTCAGTAAAATGTCTGAAAGACAATATTCATTGAGAGCCCCAGATGCTCTCAATGAACCTATTGTTATGGTGGAATTAGATACTTCTAACGGTGTTATGTTTCCCCTTTACGATCCTGACACTAGTATGGTATATCTTTGCGGAAAAGGGGACTCCGTTATTAGATACTTTGAG aTAACTCCAGAGCCACCGTTTGTTCACTACATCAACACATTTCAAACTCCGGAACCCCAAAGAG GTATCGGCATGATGCCCAAGAGAGGCTGTGATGTTTCAACATGTGAAATCACCAAATTTTACAGGCTGAATAATTCAGGCTTATGTCAG GTAATATCAATGACCGTACCGCGTAAATCGGAACTCTTCCAAGAGGACTTGTATCCTGATACGCTTAGCGATGTCCCAGCACTTTCAGCAGAGGAATGGGTGGGTGGACAAGACGCAGAACCACTTACCATATCATTAAAG GATCGTTGTATGATGGTACAAGGAGGTTACGTTTCCGGAAATGCTGCACAGCAATTGGTTGTAAAGAGATCAAATGCTTTGGACAGACGTGTGCCGAGAGCGGGTCGTTCGCCGACTCCGCAATCAGGGGAAGCGCAGCTGTCACAGACAGATGCTCTTCCTCCACCAGCCCCAGTAGCACCGCCGGCGACTGCTCTCACC GACAAGCAGTTGCAAGAATTCACCGATGAAATACGACGGTTGAAATCGATGATCGTCAAACATGAGAATAGGATCCGCGCTCTGGAAGCGGGGGCCAAGCTAACTCCTACGTCGAACGTTTCGCCGACTCCGGCGGTTTCGCCGCCACCTCCGGTAGCCGTTATCAGCCAGGACGAGGATGTTACGGATCATTATAAAAACAGTAACGATAACAGATTGGCGCCCGACGAAGTGTAG
- the LOC143920375 gene encoding leucine-rich repeat-containing protein 47-like, which produces MEVGCGWPEVEVAARESRREVKLCGDEAARRVQASGGVLPSQLFALPLNLLTLTELSLQRLPAELERLKQLRSLLVFNTGLAEFPKAALRLPELSVLDLSRNQIPTVPELSCLSHLSTINMSANQLEHFPSCLLPKLLLLDLSHNRLTHFPDVCRKENSHLADLKLNSNNIVDIPAEVSCLPALKNLDLGLNQIKLVPKELSEIPRLKDINLKGNKLNDNRLLKLVDQCRSKQIIEYIRQTCPKASSADLNASGKISKKNIKKQQQKKNETADAVENEDGNLDNLCDKMYVLHCSDDIPNVKIIDSVKAIRPHIVCCIVRGLSFTEESFKKFIQMQTKLHDTICEKRHAATIATHDLQKIPPGDLLYTAKQPFSIVIQPLNRAKTYTGLELYSQLRKEAEDLRKEKKRNVYSGIHKYLYLLEGKSLYPCLQDSGSNTISFPPITNSELTKMSHETTSMIVEVTSSQNQTICRKVLDTFLIETLSMGVGGRSDGDEQQVNNRLGTSHKLQIQQMKIVDYEGKMKVIYPSKVDLFYEDKNNLKIIRE; this is translated from the exons ATGGAAGTCGGATGCGGCTGGCCGGAAGTGGAGGTGGCCGCGCGCGAGTCTCGCCGCGAAGTGAAACTATGCGGGGACGAAGCGGCGCGCCGCGTGCAGGCGTCGGGGGGCGTTTTGCCCTCGCAACTGTTCGCTCTGCCGCTGAACCTGCTCACCCTCACCGAGCTGTCCCTGCAGCGGCTGCCCGCCGAGCTGGAGCGCTTGAAGCAGCTTCGCTCCCTGCTCGTCTTCAACACGGGCCTGGCCGAGTTTCCGAAGGCTGCTCTGCGACTTCCAGAACTTTCGGTGCTCGATCTGTCGCGCAATCAGATACCGACCGTTCCGGAGCTCTCGTGCTTGTCGCACTTGTCCACGATCAACATGAGCGCTAACCAGCTGGAGCATTTTCCCAGTTGCCTCCTGCCCAAGCTGCTGCTGCTCGACCTGTCTCACAACCGGCTGACGCACTTCCCAGACGTCTGTCGCAAGGAGAACTCCCACCTGGCCGACCTCAAGTTGAATTCCAACAACATCGTAGACATTCCCGCCGAAGTGAGCTGTCTTCCGGCGCTCAAGAACTTAGACCTCGGACTAAATCAGATCAAACTGGTTCCTAAGGAATTATCCGAAATTCCCCGACTCAAAG ATATTAATTTGAAAGGAAATAAACTTAACGATAATCGTTTATTAAAGTTGGTTGATCAGTGCAGGTCCAAGCAGATAATAGAGTACATTCGGCAGACGTGCCCAAAAGCTAGCAGCGCTGATTTAAATGCATCGGGAAAGattagcaaaaaaaatattaaaaagcaaCAGCAGAAGAAAAATGAGACGGCAGACGCCGTAGAGAACGAAGATGGCAATTTAGACAATCTTTGTGACAAAATGTATGTTCTTCATTGCAGTGACGATATACCGAATGTTAAAATCATTGACAGCGTCAAAGCAATCAGGCCGCACATCGTCTGTTGTATTGTACGGGGTCTATCGTTCACCGAAGAATCGTTTAAGAAGTTCATTCAAATGCAAACGAAACTTCACGATACCATATGCGAGAAAAGGCATGCAGCTACCATTGCCACACACGATCTTCAAAAGATACCTCCAG gaGATTTGTTATACACTGCAAAGCAGCCATTTAGTATTGTGATTCAACCATTGAATCGAGCAAAAACATATACCGGTCTTGAATTGTATTCTCAACTGCGAAAAGAGGCTGAAGATCTTAGAAAAGAAAAGAAGCGAAATGTATATTCAGGAATACATAA ATATTTGTATTTACTAGAAGGAAAAAGTCTCTATCCATGTTTACAAGATAGTGGAAGTAATACTATTAGTTTTCCTCCGATTACAAATAGTGAACTAACTAAG atgtCTCATGAAACGACGTCTATGATAGTTGAAGTAACGTCTTcgcaaaatcaaacaatttgtcGTAAAGTATTGGATACATTCCTTATTGAGACATTGAGTATGGGTGTCGGAGGACGTTCTGATGGTGACGAGCAGCAAGTGAATAACCGGTTGGGTACATCACATAAATTGCAAATACAGCAGATGAAAATTGTCGATTATGAAGGGAAAATGAAAGTTATATATCCTTCAAAAGTAGACTTATTCtatgaagataaaaataatttaaaaattattagggAATGA